A region from the Musa acuminata AAA Group cultivar baxijiao chromosome BXJ1-10, Cavendish_Baxijiao_AAA, whole genome shotgun sequence genome encodes:
- the LOC104000673 gene encoding uncharacterized protein LOC104000673, with the protein MESPFFYSLDPWSAAGRRRGQRDVESPFFYPADPWSAAGRNYPHGPATVPTSNPRVVSIPVHFVRSEEAPAVTKPSMAPPSEAVRSSAAVAIQRFFRGHMVRKNVSIVSQVAMKVEEIDRRVRTEAERLRADPKERLRMGEMLMSLLLRLDSVRGVREYRKKAIRRVIAVQDFLDSISSQILESSNSHYSEPLIPAETHQDNRDPDADLEEAEEPPKGGNFDGESALDANAEEASTQECQDPDFAAADEAASQQSQDLGVVIVQDAEAQDRERVSDASDEGFETLDFIDDLEKEEAKDEGFVVIPMDEAEAIDTSPTKANSEAKFQCDEAATGKAGVSDSTEQESRETTAVRSENAPEVSTDMVDASTGEAGSHMAEDSMHAMAEPTKDSTDASGTGEVLKKVMAESERLQGLVAALCERSAQQVSLMAGLFERVEHLERAMQRMEKNKKRRANRPLASPIDKKGSQTKQ; encoded by the coding sequence ATGGAGAGCCCCTTCTTCTACTCGCTCGATCCATGGAGCGCCGCTGGCCGCCGGCGCGGACAGAGAGACGTCGAGAGCCCCTTCTTCTACCCCGCCGATCCATGGAGCGCCGCTGGCCGCAACTACCCACACGGCCCTGCGACCGTGCCCACCTCGAATCCTCGCGTCGTCTCCATTCCCGTCCACTTTGTTAGGTCCGAGGAGGCCCCCGCCGTCACGAAGCCTTCCATGGCGCCGCCGTCTGAGGCGGTACGGTCGTCAGCGGCCGTCGCCATCCAGAGGTTCTTTAGGGGCCACATGGTGCGGAAGAACGTGAGCATCGTCTCTCAGGTCGCGATGAAGGTGGAGGAGATCGATCGGAGGGTTCGCACGGAGGCGGAGCGGCTGAGGGCGGACCCCAAGGAACGGCTGCGGATGGGCGAGATGCTAATGTCGCTGCTCCTCCGTCTGGACTCCGTCCGCGGGGTGAGGGAGTATCGGAAGAAGGCGATCCGGAGGGTGATCGCGGTCCAGGATTTCCTGGATTCGATCTCGTCCCAAATCCTAGAATCGTCGAATTCTCATTATTCGGAACCACTGATTCCGGCGGAGACGCATCAAGATAACCGTGATCCGGATGCCGACCTTGAAGAGGCAGAGGAGCCTCCTAAAGGAGGTAATTTCGATGGAGAGTCAGCCCTCGACGCCAACGCCGAAGAAGCCTCGACTCAAGAGTGCCAAGACCCGGATTTTGCTGCTGCCGATGAAGCTGCCTCTCAACAGAGCCAAGATCTAGGAGTTGTCATCGTCCAAGATGCCGAAGCACAAGATAGGGAACGGGTGTCTGATGCTTCTGATGAGGGATTTGAAACCTTAGATTTCATCGATGACCTCGAGAAAGAAGAAGCGAAGGATGAAGGCTTCGTGGTGATTCCGATGGATGAAGCTGAAGCTATCGACACTTCTCCGACAAAGGCCAACTCGGAGGCAAAATTCCAATGCGACGAGGCTGCCACGGGCAAAGCTGGCGTTTCTGATTCAACAGAGCAAGAAAGCAGGGAGACGACCGCTGTCCGCTCGGAGAATGCTCCGGAGGTCTCAACGGATATGGTTGACGCTTCAACCGGGGAGGCAGGATCGCACATGGCCGAGGACTCGATGCACGCAATGGCGGAACCCACAAAGGATTCAACGGACGCCTCGGGGACGGGGGAGGTGCTGAAGAAGGTGATGGCGGAGAGCGAGAGGCTGCAAGGGCTGGTGGCGGCGTTGTGCGAGCGGAGTGCGCAGCAGGTCAGTCTGATGGCAGGGCTGTTCGAGAGGGTCGAGCACTTGGAGCGGGCGATGCAGAGGAtgga